From Gimesia panareensis, the proteins below share one genomic window:
- a CDS encoding SRPBCC family protein, which yields MEITYHQEIIAPIDIVFDFLNDDEKMKLWMEGLETTEYPEGKNEDDPVGTIFVQTIREAGHSQQYAGIVTEYKPPELIGVQLQGNAFRVDVTYELTDRGRKTDLDYTCELVFAGLFYRIIGFLFGGLTRRILKNQMTKLKQLAEQAAVRRSPPPEE from the coding sequence TTGGAAATCACATACCATCAGGAAATTATCGCTCCCATCGACATCGTCTTCGACTTTCTGAACGACGATGAAAAAATGAAGCTCTGGATGGAAGGGCTCGAAACGACCGAATATCCCGAAGGGAAAAACGAAGACGATCCCGTCGGTACCATTTTCGTACAGACCATCCGGGAAGCCGGTCACTCCCAGCAATACGCGGGAATCGTCACCGAATACAAGCCGCCGGAATTGATCGGCGTTCAACTCCAGGGAAATGCCTTCCGCGTCGACGTCACATATGAACTGACCGACCGCGGACGCAAGACCGATCTGGATTACACCTGCGAACTGGTCTTTGCCGGGCTGTTTTACCGCATCATCGGCTTCCTGTTTGGCGGTCTGACCAGACGCATTCTGAAAAATCAGATGACCAAACTGAAACAACTCGCAGAACAGGCAGCCGTCCGTCGCTCACCCCCGCCGGAAGAATAG
- a CDS encoding DUF1501 domain-containing protein produces the protein MRCDYACGSHETLSRRSFLGGTAAGALSMLGFNGMIHADSAKKLASQQKQVVVFWLSGGVSQLETWDPKPGAETGGPFLSIPTSAPGVQISELLPYTAQQMHHLALVRGINTKENNHGKGAYIMQTGRKQQPGFAYPYLGSTFSHHLAPPNSPLPGYISVGAGGSSAESTFLGPRHAPLVLADGRAPNNLDRHDALSEERDLLRRTLRSKISQRFEQKRKTAHTEVYNESFDQAAALMSRSDIFDFSKFSDKDLERYGKHDFGRHCLMARQLVEKGVTFVKVGHTNYDTHSENFNFHIEQLGEFDRPFATFISDLYDRGLLEHTLIICMCEFGRTPRINSRIGRDHWGTAWSIALGGAGIKGGAVSGKTNETGTKVIDREVNGGHLFHTYYQAVGLDSTEEFYPNGQPIAKADPKTEPIKEILA, from the coding sequence ATGCGATGTGATTATGCTTGTGGATCTCATGAGACGCTGAGCCGGCGTTCCTTTTTAGGGGGGACCGCTGCCGGTGCGTTGAGCATGCTGGGGTTCAACGGAATGATTCACGCTGATTCAGCGAAAAAACTGGCCTCACAGCAGAAGCAGGTGGTCGTGTTCTGGCTGTCCGGGGGCGTGAGTCAGCTGGAGACCTGGGATCCCAAACCGGGGGCCGAGACCGGCGGACCGTTCCTGTCGATCCCGACTTCGGCACCGGGCGTGCAGATCAGCGAGCTGTTGCCATACACGGCGCAGCAGATGCATCACCTGGCACTGGTGCGCGGGATCAACACCAAAGAAAACAATCACGGTAAAGGTGCCTACATCATGCAGACCGGGCGGAAGCAGCAGCCCGGATTTGCCTATCCCTATCTGGGCTCGACGTTCTCGCATCATCTGGCGCCGCCGAACAGTCCGCTGCCGGGATATATCTCAGTGGGGGCGGGAGGTTCTTCGGCAGAGTCTACTTTCCTGGGGCCGCGACATGCACCGCTGGTGCTGGCCGACGGACGGGCGCCCAACAACCTGGACCGGCATGATGCGTTGAGTGAAGAACGGGATCTGTTGCGTCGTACGCTGCGAAGTAAAATCAGCCAGCGGTTTGAACAGAAACGAAAGACGGCGCACACGGAAGTCTATAACGAGTCGTTCGATCAGGCGGCAGCGCTGATGTCGCGGAGTGACATTTTTGATTTCAGTAAGTTCTCCGACAAAGATCTGGAACGGTACGGGAAGCATGACTTCGGTCGTCACTGCCTGATGGCGCGGCAGCTGGTTGAAAAAGGCGTGACGTTTGTCAAAGTTGGACATACGAACTACGACACGCATTCAGAAAACTTCAACTTTCACATTGAGCAGCTGGGCGAGTTCGACCGGCCGTTCGCGACCTTCATTTCGGACTTGTATGACCGGGGGTTGCTGGAACACACGCTGATCATCTGCATGTGTGAGTTCGGTCGGACCCCGCGGATCAATTCACGCATCGGTCGCGATCACTGGGGAACGGCCTGGTCGATTGCACTGGGTGGTGCGGGTATTAAAGGGGGCGCGGTTTCCGGCAAGACGAATGAAACGGGAACCAAAGTCATCGACCGCGAAGTGAATGGCGGTCACCTGTTCCATACCTATTATCAGGCCGTGGGGCTGGATTCGACGGAAGAGTTCTATCCTAACGGACAGCCGATTGCCAAAGCGGATCCCAAAACAGAACCGATCAAGGAGATTCTGGCGTGA
- a CDS encoding outer membrane protein assembly factor BamB family protein, translated as MSDYSKNDESEQSLSQTGDAAQTEPEADTPVESPERPVRRLRWKWGLAVLVIGIAAMIIQWFRLAPDRTYQVFSVYMGIRNLVVGLLVWWMLISGVAWKTRFKGLLAAVLSFALFFAVVRVDGFEGDMVPRFQFRFLPTSEQRAVEYFENVKTADKPGLFKQPESEVNTPSASGDSAAGPQDWPGYRGAQRDGIAHDQQIRVDWETEPPKLLWKHPVGAGWGSFCVVGDRAFTQEQRGAEEVVVCYDAQTGKQLWVYADPVRFSETLGGDGPRATPTYRDGFLYTLGGTGILHSFEVFSGMEVWTRDLLKEEGLENLTWGMAGSPLIKDNLLIVNPGVRPSGSEKKNPSVLAIDLRTRKTAWVSGTRKSSYSSPQYAVLNGTPQVLIFHAKGLEGFALEDGRSLWFFPWTNQAGCNAAQPIPLDDSSVFLGAGYGQGSARIRITPSEEADQPADVKPEWKSLSLKLKFNCAVQQDGYVYGLDEGVLTCLDLETGKRQWKRGRYGYGQLLLVDQYLLILAEDGRVELVEANPEKYVQRGGFQAIEGQTWNHPALARGRLFVRNSEEAACYDLSPLTK; from the coding sequence ATGTCGGATTATTCAAAAAATGACGAATCGGAGCAGTCGCTGAGTCAGACCGGGGATGCTGCCCAGACGGAACCGGAAGCTGATACACCAGTTGAGTCACCTGAGCGACCGGTCCGTCGATTGCGCTGGAAATGGGGGCTGGCGGTCCTGGTGATCGGGATCGCGGCCATGATCATTCAATGGTTTCGCCTGGCACCAGATCGAACTTACCAGGTCTTCTCGGTGTATATGGGGATTCGAAATCTGGTGGTGGGGCTGCTTGTCTGGTGGATGCTGATATCCGGCGTTGCCTGGAAGACGCGCTTCAAAGGTCTGCTGGCGGCGGTGTTGTCATTTGCGCTCTTTTTTGCCGTGGTGCGCGTTGACGGTTTTGAAGGGGATATGGTGCCCCGTTTTCAGTTTCGGTTTCTGCCGACGTCCGAGCAGCGGGCGGTCGAGTATTTTGAGAATGTCAAGACCGCTGACAAACCAGGTTTATTCAAACAGCCCGAGAGTGAAGTGAATACTCCGTCTGCCTCGGGCGACTCTGCAGCAGGTCCGCAAGACTGGCCCGGATATCGGGGAGCACAGCGGGATGGAATTGCCCACGATCAACAGATCCGCGTGGACTGGGAGACGGAGCCGCCGAAGTTGCTCTGGAAGCATCCCGTGGGTGCAGGCTGGGGTTCGTTTTGTGTGGTCGGTGATCGCGCCTTCACCCAGGAGCAGCGCGGCGCAGAAGAAGTCGTGGTCTGCTATGATGCGCAGACCGGGAAACAGCTCTGGGTGTATGCCGATCCGGTCCGGTTTTCTGAGACTCTGGGGGGCGATGGGCCCCGGGCGACTCCAACCTACCGGGACGGTTTTCTCTATACGCTGGGCGGAACGGGAATCCTGCATAGTTTCGAAGTCTTTTCAGGCATGGAAGTCTGGACGCGTGATCTGCTCAAAGAGGAAGGGTTGGAAAATCTGACCTGGGGGATGGCGGGGTCTCCTTTAATCAAGGACAACCTGTTGATTGTCAATCCAGGCGTGCGCCCTTCCGGATCTGAGAAGAAGAATCCATCAGTGCTGGCCATCGATCTGCGGACGCGTAAGACTGCCTGGGTGAGTGGCACCCGCAAGTCGAGTTACAGCTCGCCGCAGTATGCTGTGTTGAATGGAACGCCCCAGGTGTTGATCTTTCATGCCAAAGGACTGGAAGGTTTTGCGCTGGAAGATGGTCGTTCGCTCTGGTTCTTTCCCTGGACGAATCAGGCGGGCTGTAATGCCGCCCAGCCGATTCCGCTGGACGATTCTTCGGTGTTTCTTGGCGCCGGCTATGGACAGGGCTCGGCGCGGATTCGAATCACGCCCTCTGAAGAAGCAGATCAACCGGCGGACGTCAAACCGGAGTGGAAGAGTCTCAGTCTGAAGCTCAAGTTCAATTGCGCAGTCCAGCAGGACGGGTACGTATATGGCCTGGATGAGGGTGTGCTGACCTGCCTGGACCTGGAGACCGGGAAACGTCAGTGGAAGCGGGGCCGCTATGGTTACGGGCAGTTGCTGCTCGTCGATCAGTATCTCCTGATCCTGGCGGAGGATGGACGTGTCGAACTGGTGGAAGCCAATCCGGAGAAATATGTCCAGCGGGGGGGATTTCAGGCGATCGAAGGACAGACCTGGAATCATCCGGCCCTGGCGCGGGGACGACTGTTTGTCCGAAACAGTGAAGAGGCGGCATGTTATGATCTTTCGCCGCTGACAAAGTAA
- a CDS encoding DUF1549 domain-containing protein produces the protein MFQQNMRVYVSLLVVFLCPAFAPQTARANSSTDSAAPLVAKKPTLPVARRISPLIDELIQSGMQDYAKVASPVCSDSEFVRRVYLDLTGRIPTVAQTRAFLNDTSADKRAVLVDQLLNSPEYARHLSQRLDVMLMERLRKKYINVTDWEEFLRESVAENKPLDQLVREIMSADGADPKQQAAARFFLARDGDVNELTRDISRIFLGADLTCAQCHDHPEVADWKQDHYYGISAFLVRSFVFTDKKKKQTVFAEKAEGEVKFESVFEVRDKTSKGPETTLPVVFNGPKVAEPAFKKGEEYKVKPAKDVRPVPKYSRRAQLGDALTSSNNKRFARTMANRLWALVMGRGIVHPLDADHADNPPSHPKLLDLLTEELIAGNYDLKWYLRELVLSKTYQRSSTNELFASKSAQELADAQFTHAILKPLTPEQFSRSVLEATGQAELYRNSLKQKLSEATLRKNLVGYERQFVSLFGGLPGEPVEGFETTADQSLYLSNNGAIQGILSPRSGNTADRVLKIPADQPALIAEELYLSVLNRRPEATETKEVAELLSGKTGKERSEMVSDLIWALMMSSEFRFNH, from the coding sequence ATGTTTCAGCAAAACATGCGCGTTTACGTTTCGCTTCTGGTCGTTTTCTTATGCCCCGCCTTTGCTCCGCAGACTGCCCGCGCTAATTCGTCGACAGATTCTGCCGCGCCCCTCGTTGCCAAAAAGCCGACGCTGCCCGTTGCCCGACGGATCTCTCCCCTGATCGATGAGCTGATTCAAAGTGGCATGCAGGATTATGCGAAAGTGGCTTCGCCTGTGTGCAGCGACAGTGAATTCGTGCGACGAGTCTACCTTGATCTGACGGGGCGCATTCCCACCGTCGCACAGACGCGGGCGTTTCTGAATGATACCAGCGCCGATAAGCGGGCCGTCCTTGTGGATCAGTTATTGAATTCCCCCGAATATGCGCGACATCTGTCACAGCGTCTGGATGTGATGCTGATGGAGCGGCTGCGGAAGAAGTATATCAACGTGACTGACTGGGAGGAATTTTTGCGGGAGTCAGTCGCGGAAAACAAGCCACTGGATCAACTGGTGCGTGAAATCATGTCTGCGGATGGTGCCGATCCAAAGCAGCAGGCAGCTGCCCGGTTTTTCCTGGCCCGTGATGGCGATGTGAATGAACTGACGCGCGATATCAGCCGGATTTTTCTGGGGGCGGATCTGACGTGTGCCCAGTGCCACGATCACCCGGAAGTCGCCGACTGGAAGCAGGACCATTATTACGGCATCTCAGCCTTCCTGGTCCGCAGTTTTGTCTTCACGGATAAAAAGAAGAAACAGACCGTGTTCGCCGAGAAGGCGGAGGGCGAAGTCAAATTCGAATCGGTCTTTGAAGTCCGCGATAAGACGTCCAAGGGACCTGAGACGACTTTACCGGTAGTGTTTAACGGACCCAAAGTGGCCGAGCCCGCTTTCAAAAAAGGGGAAGAATACAAAGTCAAACCGGCGAAAGATGTCCGTCCGGTTCCCAAATACAGTAGGCGTGCCCAACTGGGGGACGCACTGACTTCATCGAACAATAAACGCTTCGCCCGGACGATGGCGAACCGTTTATGGGCGCTGGTAATGGGACGGGGAATTGTGCATCCGCTGGACGCCGATCATGCGGACAACCCGCCATCGCACCCGAAACTACTGGATCTGTTGACGGAGGAGTTGATCGCCGGCAACTACGATCTGAAATGGTATCTGCGGGAACTGGTACTGAGCAAAACCTATCAGCGTTCCAGTACGAACGAGCTGTTTGCGAGCAAGTCGGCTCAGGAACTGGCTGATGCGCAGTTTACGCATGCGATTCTGAAGCCCCTGACCCCGGAACAGTTTTCGCGCTCTGTGCTGGAAGCGACCGGGCAGGCAGAGCTGTATCGTAACAGTCTGAAGCAGAAACTTTCGGAAGCGACACTGCGTAAGAATCTGGTCGGTTACGAAAGACAGTTTGTGTCGTTGTTCGGCGGTCTGCCGGGCGAGCCGGTGGAGGGCTTTGAAACGACGGCGGATCAGAGTCTGTATCTGTCTAATAACGGGGCGATCCAGGGAATCCTGTCGCCGCGAAGCGGGAATACTGCAGATCGTGTGTTGAAGATTCCCGCAGATCAGCCTGCGTTGATCGCAGAGGAATTGTATTTGAGCGTATTGAACCGTCGACCGGAGGCGACCGAGACAAAAGAAGTCGCCGAGTTACTGTCAGGCAAGACCGGCAAAGAACGGTCTGAGATGGTGAGCGACCTGATCTGGGCATTGATGATGTCATCGGAGTTCCGGTTCAATCATTAA
- a CDS encoding leucine-rich repeat domain-containing protein, which yields MRFFSVALLTALSLTQIAVVSAADKKKDPAVEQAKSKVRAAGGSVLELAQNDDRLEVAFHLSDQKVTDDTLKSLAGLAKVASLNLRGTDVTSAGLAHLKNLKDLTHLHLEKTKVDDAGMKQLQALPNLEYLNLYGTAVTDAGVAQLGSLKKLKRLYVWQTKVTRPAGLALQEQISGLEVIGIPEPPKPVAAEKPEVPKPAEKKPAEKKPEPKKPEPKKEKKPAEKKAEKKPAEKKADDKKPAEKKEAAKKEEPKKEEKKK from the coding sequence ATGAGATTTTTTTCTGTCGCGCTGCTGACTGCTCTTTCCCTCACCCAGATTGCGGTTGTTTCCGCCGCTGATAAGAAAAAAGACCCTGCGGTCGAACAGGCCAAATCCAAAGTCCGCGCCGCCGGAGGCTCGGTTCTGGAACTGGCCCAGAACGACGACCGCCTCGAAGTCGCCTTTCACCTTTCCGATCAGAAAGTCACTGACGATACCCTGAAGTCTCTGGCTGGCCTCGCCAAAGTCGCTTCCCTGAATCTGCGCGGCACCGATGTCACTTCAGCTGGTCTGGCTCACCTCAAAAATCTCAAAGACCTGACGCACCTGCACCTGGAAAAGACCAAAGTCGACGACGCCGGCATGAAACAACTCCAGGCCCTGCCTAATCTCGAATACCTGAACCTCTACGGCACCGCTGTCACCGACGCCGGCGTTGCGCAATTAGGCTCACTGAAAAAACTGAAACGCCTCTACGTCTGGCAGACCAAGGTCACTCGCCCTGCCGGACTGGCACTGCAGGAACAGATCAGCGGACTGGAAGTCATCGGGATCCCTGAACCTCCGAAACCGGTCGCAGCCGAAAAACCGGAAGTTCCCAAACCAGCGGAAAAGAAACCAGCTGAGAAAAAGCCGGAACCCAAGAAACCGGAACCGAAAAAAGAAAAGAAGCCTGCTGAAAAGAAAGCCGAAAAGAAACCGGCCGAGAAGAAAGCAGACGACAAAAAACCTGCTGAGAAAAAAGAGGCAGCCAAAAAAGAGGAACCGAAAAAAGAAGAGAAAAAGAAATAA